One Acinetobacter colistiniresistens DNA segment encodes these proteins:
- a CDS encoding FHA domain-containing protein — protein MTWKLQAITGEFTGQELSVERDMLVGRHQDADILLQSADISRRHAALLLKDQQLWVQDLNSSNGTFINDTRVEQETELHDGDILQFASFVFSVLAPAVSEAELPEIEIEPVASNSTDQGMPSIAERAVETPITRDGMPQQVAIPKPAPIPEGINVQAVPTPQPVPIEAPVSRVTEEKEQQKNASVGLISIIVLIILAVIAWLFFK, from the coding sequence ATGACTTGGAAATTGCAAGCCATTACAGGTGAATTTACGGGGCAAGAACTGAGTGTCGAACGTGACATGTTGGTGGGCAGACATCAAGATGCGGATATTTTGCTACAGTCAGCAGATATTTCGCGTCGCCATGCGGCGTTATTGCTGAAAGATCAGCAGTTATGGGTACAAGACCTGAACTCGTCGAATGGTACATTTATTAATGATACGCGTGTTGAACAGGAAACTGAGCTACACGATGGCGATATTCTGCAGTTTGCCAGTTTTGTCTTTTCAGTACTTGCGCCAGCAGTATCTGAAGCTGAATTGCCGGAAATCGAGATTGAACCTGTAGCGTCAAATTCTACGGATCAGGGTATGCCAAGTATTGCTGAACGTGCAGTCGAGACGCCGATCACGCGTGATGGAATGCCGCAGCAAGTGGCGATTCCAAAGCCAGCACCAATCCCTGAAGGAATCAATGTACAGGCCGTACCAACACCACAACCTGTGCCGATTGAAGCACCTGTTTCGCGTGTGACTGAGGAAAAAGAGCAGCAGAAGAATGCTTCGGTTGGCCTCATTTCTATTATTGTATTGATCATTTTAGCGGTGATTGCCTGGCTATTCTTTAAATAA